A genomic region of Christiangramia sp. OXR-203 contains the following coding sequences:
- the hpf gene encoding ribosome hibernation-promoting factor, HPF/YfiA family yields MKMNLQSVNFNADPKLIDFTQKKLDKLENYFDKIIHADVFFKVENTSGKDNKITEILLSIPGGELMVKKTCNKFEACVDECVSSLQRQLIKKKEKMSTHV; encoded by the coding sequence ATGAAAATGAATCTGCAGTCTGTGAACTTTAATGCTGATCCAAAGCTAATTGACTTCACTCAGAAAAAACTAGATAAACTGGAAAATTATTTTGATAAAATTATCCATGCGGATGTATTTTTTAAAGTTGAAAATACCAGTGGAAAGGATAACAAAATAACTGAAATCTTATTGAGTATTCCAGGGGGTGAGCTCATGGTTAAAAAGACCTGTAATAAATTCGAAGCCTGTGTGGATGAATGTGTTAGTTCATTACAAAGGCAGCTCATCAAGAAAAAAGAAAAAATGAGTACTCATGTTTAG